AAAATAGGGGCCAAGCCATTCTTTATTTCACTATGGCTCACATGCGCCAACATCTTGCATCTCATATTTTAATCATGAGCCAGATCCAAAGTCCTTTGTAGTTAAGGGAAAGACGCTCAGTCATTGAGTACAAGGGGTTTTGTGCCAGGCCCCTTACAGGGCAAAGGCAACAGATATTTTCTTCATGTCTGACATGGGCTAGGATCCATGTCTCCCCTGCCCACTCTCAAAATAAACTATCACAGACTATATTCATGTTTTACAGTAGAGCAATCCATCTCCACCTTTCCCATCCCACATACACAGCATATTCCTTCACATCactgttccctttaattttttctATCCATGTGCAGAGTGAATTTTGTTATGCTCACCAATatagaggtgatgtgtgacaccagtaaaaacaaaaaaaacacgtagctataatatatatttttgaaaagttaccatagggataattactccatccaggacaggttaggcattttaatACTAACTagtcaaagaattaaatttaagcataagagagaaataaaattatgtaatgcatagaccagtcaaaaactGCAATAACAGCACTTGGAAAGAATGAAATTTCAGAGAATacatgtgcattgcaggaaacaacaacaacaacaacacaagtatgtgttgagaggtgagtgtgaaagagacagtgtgtgtatgtgtgagagacacaaagactgtgtgtgtgagagagagagagagagagtgcgtgtgtcagagacagaatgtatgtgtgtgtgtgtgagagacacagagagagtgttcagagtagcagccgtgttagtctgtatctgcaaaaagaaaaggaggacttgtggcaccttagagactaacacatttatttgagcataaacttgaagtgagctgtagctcacgaaagcttagagacagtgtgtgtgtctgagtgagagagagactcagGGACAGAGTGTGAGAATGCCAGCTGCTGGGGACGAGTAGGAGAGACCGTGCTTTGTCTTTTTAAGGCACTCCCACCAGAAAGCTGAGACCAAAGCAGCTTTCAGAAGCTCTctgctcctgagccctgtcccccgctcctgctctgcagagatggggtacgtgggcagggggagtgggggaggggacaccctgacatcagcgcccctcctgccccctgtgctctgcacagcaagcagcaggGTCCCGGGAGCCGCTTGCAAGGGGCcccaaggcagagagcaggagcaaTGCAGCTGCAGAGCAGTGGGGTGAAGGGTACCCGAACACACGCCACCCTGCGCGGCTCTGCTAATCAGTGCACGTCACTTGATTCACTCCTGCTCAGTTGCACAgccatgcagcttagagggaacacttTATCTTTTCTCTATGCAATAATTTCAGATTCCCACTAGCAGAACTATCAAGGAAGATTACATCATCTCACATGAAGGCAAAATTACCAACCGGGGAGACCACAATTTCTGTGACAGGGAATAACAACAAAATACACCAAGGAGCACTGTAGGATCCAGACATCCAAGTAGTAACCCAAACTCAGTTTGCTGAGATAATGGAAGACTATCAAGGGTAGAAGATATTGGAAAATGTAGTGTAAAGACTATAAACTTATCTCAGAAAATCTGCAGGAAGGGTTATGGTTAGGGGGCAGCTGGCAATAGAGTATCCGTGTGACAGATAAAGCAGCacagtaaaaatgaaataatttagaaaagaaaaatacctgCTCAGGTACctgatttagaaaagaaaaatacctgCTCAGGCATCTAGCGTGTCAGAAAGAATAGGATTGCTTGTTCAATCCAGGGGGAATGTAAATAAAAGTAGAAGGGTTAAAGCAAAACATGCCCAGGAAAGATAAATGAATGGCTCTCAGATTTAGAaagtaaaaacataagaacggccatcctgggtcagagcaaaggtccatctagcccagtattctgtcttccaacagtggccagtgacaggtgtcccagagggaatgaacaagtgacccattccctgtcacccattcccagcttctggcaaacaaaggctagggacaccatccctgcccatcctgacgaacagccattgatggacctatcctccatgactttaTCTAATTTATTGACTCCTTGTGTGTACATTTTATTGCTCGTCAAATTATGAAACAAAAAcattgtctgtcttctctgtgtgtgtgtgtttttctggaTTTCCATTTTTCTGTCAGACATTTATGTTGCACTAGTGTCAATGTACCATCGCCACTCCTGATGTAGGCATAGTTCATATGGGTGCATCATAAGTCAGTGGATGAAGAGATCAGATGGCAGGATATATCAAGAAGCGTGTAGAGGAAAAGCAAAGAAGAGATTTCAGACTTATTGGCTCTGATACCTTTTCTTTAACAGCAAGGATCTGCTACTTCTCTTTAAACAGATCTGTATTTTATTGTTCATAAAATTTGGAGAAAGaaacaatctctctctttctctctctgtatttttGTCTCATTCTGTCTATGTAtctcttccttttttctcccatttttcatttttctccagGCACATTCTCCCTTCTGGATAAAAATGACTCTCTTATTTCTCTCTTAATGAGTTTTCATTTTTACCTCATTTACATTTCTTTATATGGGGTTGGATTCCAATCTCAGTTGCACTTGTGTAAATCCACATGAAGCCGATGCaatttaccctggtgtaactgagatcaggaaACGGCCCACAGTCTGTGTTTAGGGTTTGTTTGTGTCTTTGTCTGTTTCTCAGCTGCATCTATCAACTGGTGCAAATTAAAATTTGCATCTGCTGGGATAGAGAACAGCTGGATAGACCTTCATACAGACCACAGCCTCCTTAGTGTTTCAGTATCTGTCTTAtggggaatgtctacactgcatctagGCAGTGTAATTCCCTGCTCTGGTAGACCTACACACACAATCTTTGATTGAGCTATtgagctgaaaatagcagtgtagccttGGCAGCACAGACTAGCTGCCTGAGCCCAATCCCATCTGAGATCCCAGCTACGTACACAGGTAGCCATCCCAAAGGGCTGCATGTGCTGCCATGTTCTCACTGCTTGTTTTATCCtgctagcttgatcaaagcttGTGCATGTACGTCTACCCAAggtgggaattacacctcccagctgctggggagacgTACCCATGGTTGAACTCTAAATATCTTTCATTTCCAATCTATTGATCTTTTGTTATGTCTTCTAGATTTCTTGATGTGACACTGATATGATAAAGATATttcaaaatcccagcctaaaagtatttaaaattgAAGAGAGCCAAGGGAGTTAGATGGGACGTTTCCGTAATTCAGTAGGGTTCCATGCTCTTATTTCAGCTATATTGGAAGCTGAACCTCTTAAGGATAGGAGTCTTCCCTCTGTTTTTTGACAACTTCACTTTCCAGTGGAGACATGCAGTGTTACGAGGTTACCTACTCCAGGTTTCTGCCAGTGTAACCGACAGCACAACCTGACTGCGTGCACTCGATCAATATTTAATGGTCTTCTGTTTCTAGGTACATATTATGGAGAAAGCAGAAGTAAGAAATCAAACACCCATTGTGGAATTCATCCTCTTAGGTTTTGGGAATGTCCCTGAACTGCAGACCCTTCTCTTCCTCGTGTTTCTAGTGATCTACATTGTGACTGTCTCCGGAAACATCCTCTTCGTTGCAatagttgtggctgatcagcaacTTCACatccccatgtactttttcctggggaacttgtcctgcctgGAGATCTGCTACACCTCCGCCatcctgcccaggctgctggccagtctcctgactggggacaggacCATTTCTGTTAAGGGCTGCATTGTGCAATTATATTTCTTTGGTATCCTGACAAGTACAGAAAATCTGCTGCTCACGgcaatgtcttatgatcggtatttagcgatatgcAATCCACTCCGTTATGCTGCTCTGATGAATGGCAGGGTTTGTTGGCAGCTTGTGGCAGGGTCCTGGATAAGTAGCTTACTGCTCTGCACCAcagtaaatattttcttcttccaaTTAACGTTCTGTGATTCCAAagaaattgaccatttcttttgCGATTTTTCACCTATGATAAAGCTGTCCTGTGTTGACACCCAGACTCTGGAACTGTTGACATTTATTATCGCTGTCATAGGGACATTTGTGCCCTTTCTTCTGACTCTGGCATCCTACATTGGTATCATcaccaccatcctgagaatcccttccggcatcgggaggcaaaaggcatttTCCACCTgttcctctcacctcattgtgctTGCAATTTTGTATGTGACCGTATTAACTGTCTATGTAATTCCAACAGCCAACACTCCCAAGGTCCTACAAAAAATATTCTCTGTCTTctacacagtcctgactcctaTGATCAACCCTGTCATCTAtagcctgagaaacaaggaggTCAAAGAGTCCCTAAGAAAAGCTATTCTTAAACTAGTATCTTAGTGAAACAGGCATAGAATGTAAAAGTATCAATTTTAGCATATAGTAAATAGAGATGAGGTGATATAGTTTCTTACTTGAGTCCTTGATAGCAGGGttacctctttctttctttctttctttctttctttctttctttctttctttctttctttctttctcttcctgttaCTCTGCTACTTTTTGAGCATTCATCTTTCATACATTTAATAGACATTTCTTTATACAAAACTTCATACTGTAAGAAACATTCTTTATAAAAATTGGGCTTTTTTTCCAAACTCACATTTCAGTAAAGCACTCTGGCTCATTCATCCATACATGAACACTATGTCCAAATTCTGCTAGGAGCTTACCATCTTTTGGGTGTTTCTGGGTCtcttccactcccactgaagctaatgaaaGTCATTCTCCACTTTTTAGGACCCTTCATTTTCATTTATGCCTCTGAACAGTAGGTGAAAAATATTGCCTCCACAGTGAGTGGAGAACTTTGATTGGGCAGTATTCTATGCAGATCTCTAGCTGggtaaacaaaaaatgaaagtCTGGGGAGGGTTGGGAGTCTCCGTGTCCTGCCATGTGAAATTTCCCGCCTGTTCATACATCTTTGCAGGGTCAAGGCAACATTAAAATATCTATATCAATAGTGATATAAATATGGATATCAATACAGATATATGAAATGCAAACATAAGATgtatggccaaaattttcataGCTCATGAGACCCGATTTCCCTCCCCAAcgcaaataaaaagaaagggatGAATTACTATGAATAGGAAATGAGCACTGAAAATCACTAGGCAACTTTGCTAATTTCAGCCTAGATATTGTCACACAATCTTCCCTCATCCCAGACAGAAACA
This sequence is a window from Eretmochelys imbricata isolate rEreImb1 chromosome 13, rEreImb1.hap1, whole genome shotgun sequence. Protein-coding genes within it:
- the LOC144273869 gene encoding olfactory receptor 6C75-like; translation: MEKAEVRNQTPIVEFILLGFGNVPELQTLLFLVFLVIYIVTVSGNILFVAIVVADQQLHIPMYFFLGNLSCLEICYTSAILPRLLASLLTGDRTISVKGCIVQLYFFGILTSTENLLLTAMSYDRYLAICNPLRYAALMNGRVCWQLVAGSWISSLLLCTTVNIFFFQLTFCDSKEIDHFFCDFSPMIKLSCVDTQTLELLTFIIAVIGTFVPFLLTLASYIGIITTILRIPSGIGRQKAFSTCSSHLIVLAILYVTVLTVYVIPTANTPKVLQKIFSVFYTVLTPMINPVIYSLRNKEVKESLRKAILKLVS